From the Solea solea chromosome 7, fSolSol10.1, whole genome shotgun sequence genome, the window tcccttgtcctttttgcacgacacaagaaagaaccccaatttctttattttacattaacttgagtacatttttagaccagtacctttacttgtacttaagttaaacaaatatcaaaatagTGATACTTTTCCATGAGTAGCAttgtactctttccacctctggtatGTAGTAAGCAGGTAGTAGAGGTGTAGCAGATTTGcatgtcattgttttcacttGATTGTGAAAAAAGTGGCTTTTGAAATCAGTCACTAGGCAAAGACCTACATAGGTCAAGTTAAAACAACAGTTCTTATATATAGTTATTAGATATATACATTCTACAATTTTCACATCTGAACCACTTCTTTATATTTAGGTGTTCTAGTTCTAGTTTTTGATTTGGTTCAAATCTGTCCAGATTTCTTATAACTGCAGTGAATGTTTGGGGTTTTTCATCCCTGGgtataaatacatgtttatctttttaatctttaaaacgACTCCCTCAGCTGATCTCTGGGATGAGAGTGAGCTCATGACCTTCAGTCAAGAAAGATccttatttagattttattctCACCAACACTCTCCGGCATCAACACGCTGATACACTCTGTGTCCTGCTGTgaatcttttttgtgtgttttcaatcaaCCAGCTTCCATTCTCACCTGAGCTCGATGCCTTGTTCCGACACAAGAGAGGCACTTGATTGACGGGTGGCTGCCTGGGACCATGTAGCCTCTCACCCGTCCTCCCACACTCTCACTGTTAGGGGCTgggagggtgaggagggggagtgTATAATGCCAGGGTTCAGGTTTCACTGTGCGGTTGTTGCGGGAGGAGGGATGGGTGAGAGAAGGTGGGGATTGTGGGAACTGTGCGAGGATAAAGAGCAGAGAGGGAGTCCTGCGGTTTGTCTGATTGCTCCCGAAAGCATCTTTCCTTTTCTTGTTATCCCTGCCTCAGTCGGCCCTGCTCGTGATTTACTCCTCCACCTCAACGATTTTGATTAGGACCAGGACAGCAGAACAGGGACTGTGAAAGCTGCAGAGATGATTGGAGGCTTCTGCCTGTAGaacatgaaaaatgtaattaataacAAGCGGTTCATTGGCTTTCTACACGATCAAACACAACCTTTTCATACGTCTGTGAGACGCTCATTGCTGCAGGCCTGTCTTACAGGaaagcaaacacacagtaaCTAAATTCCCTTTGTTGTGAGCATTTTAAGAGCTAATTATCATAAACTTTGATCTGGATTTATgagtccactgctgctgctgctgctactacgaCGACTACGCTCAGTGTTCAGAATTACCCATGAGTGGACACCGTTGTCAGTTGAAACATCCAGGTGAATGGTCATTTATAGCCGAGGAAAAATCTCTGGGTCATTTAACAATCCATGTGCATGTATCTTGTATTCACTGTGCGATATGTAgcacttttacacatttttgatcAACGCCGACCTCGTACTTTTACACAATTTTGAATAGtttgtacattttacacaaCAAAGCTCAAAGATTGTCAGAAAATTATGAATTGCATCATCACTGTAAACTATCCACCATGGTGTACCCTGTGGTACTGTCCTAGGTCCCACTTGCTTTGCTTTGCAAACACTTTCCCTTCAACATATTAAGTCATTGGGAAGGTTTATTCGTGCAAAAATTATGCTAAAAGGCTTTAAATTGCATTAGGAGTTGAAATAGGGCTACTTTAGAGTTCCCTAACTACTATAGACAAAACTGCAATAATCATATTGGAGTCAAATCATGTATCCGTTCTTGATTTGATGTCCTTGCTTTCATCGTTTACCTCGAATATAGTCTTATCGAACTAATTAAGAAATGTCTGGATTTTCCTTTTCCCACAAATTAAATTATACTTCAAGTGTTCTTTTTGTATAAATCAAGATTGAAGGCTTTTTATTagcactcacacaaacaagtAGAGatgacatatttacagtatgtttcagaaatgtaatattctaATGAGAAAATTATGTTTGTGGAATGATCTACAAAATCGAGGGTCATTTCCtccttatttttcatttttcatttagaTTTGGGGGTTTAGTTACAAATTGCATACACGTGCAAGTTTGAAACTGATATACGGAGTTAGGGGGATATTGAATTTAAGATTCAGTACAGGTGCGTGCTACCCCTGCTGTGTGACGTCTTCTATTCCTCTCCCTTCTGTGTAGGCTTTCTAGCTTTACGTGACACTCAAACCTGTCTGTAGGTGTgactgttgtttgtctctgtatgttggccctgtggcGACAGAGCTGTTTACAGTGTAACCTGGGATGAGGTCCAGCTTCCTCTGTGACCCTGTAAGGATAAGCAGTATAGATAATGGATGCAGTgtttcgtttttgtttttgttttttagcacATAATCGGTCTTGTGAATAGAACTAGGTCAAATGAATATAgatcaaatagaaaaaaagaaaaacgcacATCAGTATGTCTAACAATTCTCGAGTGAATACGTTCATTCAGCCGTCTTTCTTTCAACTCACATTCagcccagagagaaacacaaatggTGTAATGGGACAGTAATATTTAGATACAGGAAGCATTCAGCATTTCATGCCTTCAACACactaacatatatatttttttattgttttaaagagAGTTTAGCAAACGTAAAATCTCCTGCGACAGCTTTAATTGTGTGCACTTTAGTCCTGCAGTGACTTCTCTCAACTTTCACACCCACAAAAGCTTCCTTTGTGAAGCTGAGACACAACTATTAGATCTCAAAGTCCATATTACTACCGCCCAGGGGCATGCACTGGtcaggcaacacacacacacacacactatgctGGCCTCTCCCTCCCATTGGCAGACACGATTAACTCTTCATAGTGTGATTGGCTGGTTTGGGTGTGATACCGGCCTGTGCAGTGTTTGTGAGCTGCTCAGAGAGGTGTGGACTGCAGGAAGACAAAGGGCACTTGGGGACAAGAAAAAAGATATCCACTTGCTGTAGGGGCTTCTGTACTGTGTTCTGCCGTGTATCACCTTACCTTACATAATTGGGTCCATATGAGCGCCAAATGGCGCTGGCTGTGGCGCCCAACAGACAAGCAGCCGAGCAGAGTTTACCAGGGGGAGAGATGTAGGATGGTACCTGTCCTCCCTCACCGTTTTTatctgtctctgtggacagaaaCGGACAAACTGACTCATCTGGGTCCAAGGAGCTTCTGTCTTCACTTGGTCCTCATTCTCTATAACACAATGGTAATTGGTaggagtgggtgtgtgtgcatctggTGCAataacccccacccccccccaacCCTCCACCATGCAAACCCGCACTCTTCCTGTTCATATACCCAGCCCCCTCCCTGTTGAAAGCTCATTAAAAGACCTGCTGTTAATGAGCTAGAGGGATCATAgaacttcattttcatttggggGGTGGAGTTAGGGCCAGAGATGCTGGTGCAGAGGTTTTTATGTCCTTAAAATGGAGTCAGCAATTATCCCAACCCCTTGACACTCCCCATGCACCTCTCTGTGCCTCCTAACGTGCCCACAAACAATAACCAAactactccccccccccccccccgttttgTATCCTGAGAAATCCTTGACGCCTGTGTCCCATCACAGCTCGCTGCACCCATCCAGCAACCAGCTGGATGACTGACACCGACGCAAATACATTTGGCATGCACACAGACGGAACaatccacacactcacacatatgcaACTTTATTAAGCTGGTAACAACCCAGAGATGTAAATAAGGAGCGAGCGTCCCTAAACcaaacattcaaattaaaaattaataacCCAGCGCTGACTGTGGTCCTCAGAGAAAGGAACCACACACTGACTGAGACAACATACTGGTGAGAGAAGATACTTAAAATAGTTTCAAAAGGCTTTGTTCTGGGCTCCAAGAATCAGTAAAGATACATAAATTAAACATGCATggaaaaaacaaccacaggcAGTGAAAAACATGGACgggaggggagggaaaaaaacactgcacaacATAATCTACTGCACCTCAATTCTTTATTGAGGCTCCTCGTGACACAGTACAAAATGGTGTCAACTTTACAAAAACAGCAGAGTGGTACAGTGTCACAACAGCCAGTGTTCAGTGTAAAGACAGCacaagggggggaaaaagtggAGGGAACGTAACAGTGACAGGcagataatattaataataacaacaataacaataataagtaTAGCAACAGCAAGTATGTGAATCTATATACAAAATATTATCCCTGAATGGTAACGTCACACTCGCATTCATTCCAAGCATCACAGAAGCATTTGTTTTCCCTGACAAGTAGAAATTAGCTATGGTAAAAAATATGGTCATCACAGTCGTCGAAACATGTCAGGTGCACTGAACTTTCTTTACTGCAGATTCTGTCCTGTTACTTTTGTTAAAAGGAcagatttacacacatttaaaggtccagtgtgtagcatCTTTATTGGCAGATGTTTgcataagtgtataattgcttcgAAAATAAAATGGGTTTGGTTCTTGTAGCCTCAGAGTAGACCTTTTACATGTACTTAAGACGGGGGTCTTACTTAATGGAGGCCACCATCTGGCTCCgccgtgtttctacagcagacTGAATAGACAAACCGGCCAGGTTacttgtttagtttttttttacacttataATGCAATCCACATACACTAGGGAACAGAAGACGGGAGTGAAGGAGAACagtcattcttacacactggacctttaagttgcTGGTAAATCCACTGATCTGTCTGAAGCATGACACAGTGATCAGCCGAGTCCTGCTCAGAACGCACGTCACAGGTCGCAGGAATCCAATAaaagagcctttttttttgtctttcgcacacacacacaaacacactcacacaactcACTCACCCAAGTGCTTGCACAAAACTAACCCCGCAATGGACTCTATCCCCGCTGCTCATCTCGACCCTGTAGTTCAGCAGTGAAAAAAGACTTTGTCAGTAACACAGTCACCGACATGCAGCATTCATAAATAAGGAATAACTCAAACACAGGCAACAAAAATGGACACTCTTAAATGCCTGCAAGACATGCACAAGCTTCAAGCAAACCAGcataaatgtaaacaatgaaAGAGAGAAATTACCAGCTACTAAGTACAAATATTGAATAATTATTCACACCCGTTTCTCATATAGATAAAATTGCAGGTTTTTGTATGCATAGAAactattcatgaaaaaaaaaacaaaaaaacccagcacATTAGTAGGTGAGCCTTTAAGGTCTCCTCATTcacattaataaaaatgaataaaaaaaaaggaaaaaaaagaaaacagaaaatcatcCATACAACATCGTACAACAGCAGAACACAACCTTGCTTGGCCCTGTAAACATTATGTTAAGTGACAAGTGTTGTGACAGCCAAGCGCCTTTAACAGGAGGAGTCTGAGAAACTGCAGGCGGACATTGTTTGGATTCATTTCACCCCTGTGTCTGTTTAACACATCTTTAGCCTTTAAAAGGTCGTCTGTGAAGAAAATGGCAAGGTAGCACAACATCGTCCTTCTCTTGGACTGTTGATACTGAAAATATATTAACGTTGTTCTACAGctaaggtttttatttatttgatagaATCTGTTCTTTGcattatctggcagttattattCGCCTCCACCTGTCCAGTGGGTCACCAGAGAGATAAATCACTCATCTTTTGCATCCTGCACTGCAACATGGTGATCAGTTTCCTGTGTCGGTGTGGACTGTGGcagttcacttcctgttcaacaGCTCGGGTAATCTCCCTGCTGAATGTCATGgccttgtttttctctgtggtctGAATCAACTGTAGACACCTACATTGAGCTGACAGCTCCGCCTCCAGTTGTGAACAGAGTTGCTGCTGTGTGCCTGAGCAGACGAGGACGAGCCTCCCCGCTGCTTTGTCATAACTCCATATGACGTGACTATCAGTTCCGGGCTGGAATGagttattttgatttgaaaggTGAATTAAGTCTGCGATGTGGCTCTCATGGAGCACAAGTCAAAGCCGAGCTCACTTCCGCACTGctctcaggtgggaggagaCTGTCCACGATGACTGGACTCCCTCTGCTCTCCATATATTCTGTTGGGCCCTGGCCCGCCTCATGCTCCGCGCTTTTCTCCACGTTAATCTCCATTTCTGTCGGATCCAAACTGGCTTCGTCCTCCATCTTCACGGCCACTGCTTCTTCGGTTTTGATAGCAGCAAAATTGTCCACCGCACTGGATTGTGTGTACGCTCCTACGCTGGCGTGGCTCAGGCCGTGAACTTTCTTCAGGTGTTTCTCTAGAGTGGCGTAGACGGTGAAAGGCACCCCGCACAGCTGGCAAAAGAAGGGAGCCTTAACTCCCTGAGCACCGTGCGTCTTCATGTGACGTGTTAACTTTGAGCTCTGAGCGCAGGCGTAGTTACACAGGCCACAGCGGTAGGGTCGTTCACCTGTGTGGCTGCGGCGGTGCACAGTCAGGTTGCTGCTATTTCTGAACTGTTTACCACAGAACTCACAGGcctcatctttctttttcttccctgcCGAGCCCGCAGTAGTATTACTATTGTTTCCAGCGCCGCTAACGCCACCTCCTACTACACTCCTCCGCTCATTATCTCTTTGCCACTCCTGCACGACCTCACTGACTTGGGCCGAGCTCCAGTCTTTCTCCCTCTCAATGACATCGCTCTCATTCTCCCACTCTCCGACTCCTCGCACTCGGTCACCCATCTCTGGGCGTTTGGGTGTGCAATTGCCACTAGCGATACCGCTCTCACCACTGCCGCCCGTCTCTCCGCTCTCCAGTGAGCCTTCAGACGGGCTGGCGCAGGGTGGGGTGAGCTGAGGCTCTGTCTGCCCCTCTGCCTCATCCTCCTTTTCCACACCCACCTCTCTCTGGCGTTGGTACAGCCTCAGCAACTCTCTGTCTGTTGGTCTAACCTGTGAGGTCAGCAGCATCAGGCTTGAAGCTACGGACGGGTGCGTGAGGTCCAGCTCTAAGGGGCCCTGGGCCCTCATGTCTGCACTAACCTTTCCTTTTACCATATTTGCAGCTGGCTGTATTTGAAACCCTCTCATCCCCTGCTTTCCTACGTCCTCCTCCATCACAGCCATCTCCAGCGACTCATATCCACTTCCTCCACCTCCAACCTGCCGGTGATGGCTCCTTATGTGACGGGCAAGCTGGCCACTCTGGGCGAAAGCCTGCCCGCATACTCCGCAGTGATAGGGCCTCTCGCAGGCATGTGTCCGGCGGTGGGCTGACAGAGCATGCAGAGACTTAAAGTCCTGGCCACACGGCTCACAGTGGACGTCGGAGCCAGTCTGAGGAAAGGGAGAAGCTGCTGGCGGAGAAGAGGATGGAGATGGCATGACGCCTACAGGTGAGCTGCCATTGGTGTTATTATTCCCCTCTGCAAGCTCCCTGAGCCGCACTGAAAAGTTCATTGCCTGCGTGTTCCTGGAGGAGGCGATGGTGTGTGTCTGACGGGAGCGACTCAGTCGAGAGGGCTGAAAGGCTGTGGCAAGTGCTTGGCTCAGGTGGCGTGGGTCCAGAGTGGCTGCAGCCGCTTTGTGCTCTTTAACACCTTCTTCGTCTCTCATATCTGCAGGAACCTCCATGTCCTCTTGGTAGATGCTGAAGGAATGTGCGTGCTGAGCGTGCTGTAAGAGCATCCACGCGGAGGGAAACATGCATTCACACTGCTGGCAGGTGAAATAGGTCGGTTCTTCTGGCACTGGAAGAAACAAAAATGGACACAAGGAGCAAGTTAGCAATttgtatatacactgtacacaTGACATATATCAGGGGGTAAattaattgaaataaaataa encodes:
- the znf296 gene encoding zinc finger protein 296 isoform X2; amino-acid sequence: MFPDATDMNMDGTGSYVSHAPLAPQVQAPNEGRDLLTCGQCSQAFPLSHILAFIQHKQGGCRSRSQAENTGTTPPSPANRAQQHVSKAKLGPGFIELRRGATRDRAWGEESTVKVKEEPRKAVPEEPTYFTCQQCECMFPSAWMLLQHAQHAHSFSIYQEDMEVPADMRDEEGVKEHKAAAATLDPRHLSQALATAFQPSRLSRSRQTHTIASSRNTQAMNFSVRLRELAEGNNNTNGSSPVGVMPSPSSSPPAASPFPQTGSDVHCEPCGQDFKSLHALSAHRRTHACERPYHCGVCGQAFAQSGQLARHIRSHHRQVGGGGSGYESLEMAVMEEDVGKQGMRGFQIQPAANMVKGKVSADMRAQGPLELDLTHPSVASSLMLLTSQVRPTDRELLRLYQRQREVGVEKEDEAEGQTEPQLTPPCASPSEGSLESGETGGSGESGIASGNCTPKRPEMGDRVRGVGEWENESDVIEREKDWSSAQVSEVVQEWQRDNERRSVVGGGVSGAGNNSNTTAGSAGKKKKDEACEFCGKQFRNSSNLTVHRRSHTGERPYRCGLCNYACAQSSKLTRHMKTHGAQGVKAPFFCQLCGVPFTVYATLEKHLKKVHGLSHASVGAYTQSSAVDNFAAIKTEEAVAVKMEDEASLDPTEMEINVEKSAEHEAGQGPTEYMESRGSPVIVDSLLPPESSAEVSSALTCAP
- the znf296 gene encoding zinc finger protein 296 isoform X1, with amino-acid sequence MSRRKLGSRPQHLSVFQDATDMNMDGTGSYVSHAPLAPQVQAPNEGRDLLTCGQCSQAFPLSHILAFIQHKQGGCRSRSQAENTGTTPPSPANRAQQHVSKAKLGPGFIELRRGATRDRAWGEESTVKVKEEPRKAVPEEPTYFTCQQCECMFPSAWMLLQHAQHAHSFSIYQEDMEVPADMRDEEGVKEHKAAAATLDPRHLSQALATAFQPSRLSRSRQTHTIASSRNTQAMNFSVRLRELAEGNNNTNGSSPVGVMPSPSSSPPAASPFPQTGSDVHCEPCGQDFKSLHALSAHRRTHACERPYHCGVCGQAFAQSGQLARHIRSHHRQVGGGGSGYESLEMAVMEEDVGKQGMRGFQIQPAANMVKGKVSADMRAQGPLELDLTHPSVASSLMLLTSQVRPTDRELLRLYQRQREVGVEKEDEAEGQTEPQLTPPCASPSEGSLESGETGGSGESGIASGNCTPKRPEMGDRVRGVGEWENESDVIEREKDWSSAQVSEVVQEWQRDNERRSVVGGGVSGAGNNSNTTAGSAGKKKKDEACEFCGKQFRNSSNLTVHRRSHTGERPYRCGLCNYACAQSSKLTRHMKTHGAQGVKAPFFCQLCGVPFTVYATLEKHLKKVHGLSHASVGAYTQSSAVDNFAAIKTEEAVAVKMEDEASLDPTEMEINVEKSAEHEAGQGPTEYMESRGSPVIVDSLLPPESSAEVSSALTCAP